Proteins from a genomic interval of Scomber japonicus isolate fScoJap1 chromosome 10, fScoJap1.pri, whole genome shotgun sequence:
- the plekhf2 gene encoding pleckstrin homology domain-containing family F member 2 — protein sequence MVDRLANSEANSKRIAVVESCFGAAGQPLAIPGRVLIGEGVLTKLCRKKPKARQFFLFNDILVYGNIVIQKKKYNKQHIIPLESVTIDTVPDEGDLRNGWLIKTPTKSFAVYAATATEKSEWMNHIGKCVGDLLQKSGKAPTGEHAAVWVPDSEATVCMRCQKVKFTPVSRRHHCRKCGFVVCGPCSEKKFLLPSQSSKPVRVCEFCFVQLTSGSLAPRSDSIGSRPGSKFNNLSDDEDEDDSSD from the coding sequence ATGGTGGACCGGCTTGCGAACAGCGAGGCCAACTCAAAGCGCATCGCCGTGGTGGAGAGCTGCTTTGGCGCGGCCGGCCAACCTCTCGCCATCCCCGGCCGCGTCCTGATCGGCGAGGGCGTCCTCACCAAACTCTGCCGCAAGAAACCCAAAGCTCGCCAGTTCTTCCTCTTCAACGACATCCTGGTGTACGGCAACATCGTGATCCAGAAGAAGAAGTACAACAAGCAGCACATCATCCCGTTGGAGAGCGTCACCATCGACACCGTCCCCGATGAAGGCGACCTGCGGAACGGCTGGCTCATCAAAACGCCGACCAAATCCTTCGCCGTCTACGCCGCCACCGCCACCGAGAAGTCCGAGTGGATGAATCACATCGGGAAGTGCGTCGGCGATCTGCTGCAGAAGAGCGGGAAGGCTCCGACGGGAGAGCACGCCGCCGTCTGGGTGCCCGACTCGGAGGCGACGGTGTGCATGCGCTGCCAGAAGGTGAAGTTCACACCGGTCAGCCGCCGCCATCACTGCAGGAAGTGCGGCTTCGTGGTCTGCGGTCCGTGCTCGGAGAAGAAGTTCCTGCTGCCCAGCCAGTCGTCCAAGCCGGTGAGAGTCTGCGAGTTCTGCTTCGTGCAGCTGACGTCGGGGAGCCTGGCGCCGAGGTCGGACTCCATCGGGAGCCGGCCGGGGTCGAAGTTCAACAATCTGTCGGACGACGAGGATGAGGACGACAGCAGcgactga